GCCCATATCTCCACTATCTGTGTGATCCTTCCGAGCAGCAGAGCAGACGACGTCTGCTGCGTCTGTGCCTCTCTGACtacctgtctctgtctctttatctttgcAGCTGGATATGAATAATTCATGAGGACACAAGGCTCCTCTGTTCGAATAACAAAGCCCTGTCATCATCTCATCACACATACAAGCACAAGCGTATTGCAAGTGCACGGCGGCCTTGAGCGCGGGCATCGCTGTGCATTGTTGTAAATGAAGCGCCACCAATGCACTTAACTCTCGTCCTACTTTAAACAGTGCATGGCACAGTGAGGGATTCCGTTACATAAGAGAACAGGAACACTTAATGGCGTTTGGGTGAGATCCAGGAGAAATTatctgttctcttttttttgtctcgGGCAGCACTTTCTTCATGGAGGATGTGTTTGTATGGGGGGGCTGAGCAACAGTCATCGCTTCAAGGCCGCTCTGTTCTGGCTGTATCTCTTTGTTTTCCCTTCAGCTGAGGCCTTTGTGGATAATGTATCTTCTTACATAGTATCACAACATGCCCTTGAATGACTGTGCCAGTCTGTTTTCTATTATAACTAGGCCTAAAACTACCATTCCATTCCAGAGGGCAGCACCTATGATATGATTTGCTGCTGGTTTATGGAACGTGCAGTCATTTTTGGAAGGTAGCCTACAATTATGTGAAGACTGAAGGCTGCTGTCTTAGCAGCAGAAAGAGCATCAAAAACCATGACAGAATAATGACGCCTGACGTCATAAGGCCATTGGAGGATGTGTCGCCAGTCACACAGTCTCCTTTCTACCAAATACACAAGAGTCCATTCAGCCAGCCACACAGCCTCCACTGCCCTAAACATACAGCCTGATTTCCTCAAATCACACAGCTTCCTAATGCAATATTTTATCATGGCTGGCAAGATTTATCCAGTTCAGACATGCTGTCCAGCTCCCTACTCAATAACACATCTTCCTAATAGAATATAATAGCATTACTTTAGATGCTAATAGCAGTATTAGcattaaaacatgtaaacaagctCTATCCAGTTCAGACATCACAAACAGTCCTCTAAACATACAGCCTCCATTCCCCTACCCCACAGCCAGCAGTCAAACACAGCCACCTAATGTaatattttctgcattttggACAAGCTTTAGCCAGTTCAGACATACTGTCCAGTTCAGCCTCCATTCCTCCCATAACATTTCCTTTAATGCAATATTTCAGCCTTACTGACAAGCTCTATCCAGTTCAGCCTTACACAAACATTCCCCCAATCACACAGCCTCCAATCACACACCCCTCCTAATGTAATATACAAGCTGattccagctcagcctccctTCCTCCATCACACGTTCTCCATTCTCCCAATCAAAAAGAGACTCCATTCTCCCCTTCACACATCCTCCATTCTCCCATCACaacctcctccatctctccaatCAATCCTCCTTCAGGAGCGTCCATCGTACCTCTTCGCGCTCCTGCTCCAGTCACCCAGTTCTCAGTCACATCCACCCCAGCCCCCGCTCAGCCGAACCCTCCGCCCCTCAGATCTCCCCCGGCAGGCTCCGTCCGTCTCGGCCATCAGCTCCCTccagctgctctctctctctctctctctctctctctctttctttctttctttctctctctctccctctccaccccccctccccctccgccccccccctctctctctctctctcgctctcgctctctctctctctctctgctgcttcaGTTCAGCCTCGCGCCTCTTCTCTGCCTGATCAAAACACGACCTACatgctttgtttgcatcttcacactcagtatttattttatttctcacatGTTATCACGACGTTTCCCGATTGGTAACATTTCGTTTCGTACACGTGTTAATGTTATTGCTACTGTGACAAATTTCATCTCAATCTAATTAACTATCCGATCAGGAAGCACGCATGCTACCTATTGGTCCTGATTGGGTCCTCGCCGCATGAAAACAGTTTGTAGTTTTTTGTAGTCTCCTTCAAAACATAAGTCGTTAGCTATAATTAAACGTCTATTTCGTTCATTTTCGGGATGGATGCGGATGATGAGAGCCAGTTGGAAAGGTATGTGGCTTTAAAGGACGTCGTTGCGCTTCAACATTTTTTATTGGGAACGTGTTCTTGCAATGCTAGGTTAAAACCGTGTTAGCTAGCTGGACAGCACCACTGGGACAGAGCTGGACATTAGACTTACCCTACATGACTGGGCTGCTTTACATGTGTTAAGTTAACGTGACCTTATACCCTCGCGGTCTTCTGTACACCGTCTAAATAGCTTTTCTGAGATGTTTGGTGACGTTTAAGTTGAGGCTGCGACTTCTCAACCGTGTTACAAATGGAAATGGAACTAATGTCCATCAGTTTGGTGTAAAGACTCTTATGTCAATATAGTGTAAATTacttattaaacattttatttcttctaGCGAATAATATGCAGTTCACGAACACTCAAGCGCTGCATTGCTTTGTATCGTTAATTCACTCATTCAGCCCTTATGCGCGTGTTCTGAAGTATGGAAACACACTCTCACCagttagagcaggaaaaatcgcctatgtgtttgtgtgtcttatGGAGCCCCAAAGAATGACATTGCGGATGTTTAACGTTCTCTCGCAATGACTTTGCATTCCCTCGCAAACGTTTTGTGTTCCTTCGCAAATGCAATGGATTTTGCAAAACTTTTGTGAAGGAATGCAAAGCATGTGGAAGGAAACTCAAGAGAATGCAATGTTTTTCCAGAACGGCACTCCAGGAGCTCGGCAGGCGTCTCTGTGGAGGCACTGTGTCAAAACTATAGCAAGATAATTATGTAGcttcttgaaatattgatttgttttgtgaagtaatatcttgaaataatgactttttaaaaatattggtCGTACTATAGTGAAAtcatggtttattttatttaaatattggtCTCAACGTTACAAATCATgtcttattttttcaaaatattgcatttttctgttgcaataatgtttcattttttaaaacattgtattGTTCTGCTGAAATAataacatattttcaaaatattgcaTTTCTGTGTTACTTTTTACATGGTGTCTTAAATTAATGACTTAATGACTTACTTATAAAGTAAATTGCTTTCCTCACAAATATACatgagtagaagtaaaagtattgatTTGAAAGTTCAAATCCATCAAAAATGTATCTGAGCACATGTAATTGAGTAAATGTAAGCACTTCTGAaacagtgtgagtgtgagcgaCAGAGTGCACTCTTGCCGTAGAGGCAACAAGTTCCTTGGGCACCTGTTTCTGAACTGTGGTCAAAGAGCAGCTGTGGGACAGTTGGTGATGCCAGTAAGAGATGATGACTCAGCTCCTGGACCGGGTCATTGCAGGACACACACATGCTTTAATTTCCTGTTGTGCATTTTATGGaaatcattctttttttcttctcacagaCGAGCGGTTGAGGAACTCCTGAAAGAGGCCAGTAGAGCCAGAGTGCGGGCAGAGACCATGGGACCAGCAGGATGGTGAGTCAGGATATTTTAAGTGGCGTCTGCAACCTGTGTTTATTTTCCTCAGTGGAtttacagcattaaaataaGCATCATTACTTTAAATACAGGCTAAAGGAGTGAGAGAAAATGTAATGATATGTTACTGTTATTATGTTAAATTGCATCATCAGGATTCCAGAAAACTGAGCAACTGCatgtatcataaaaaaaaaaaactacataaaacatacataagcTGCATAGTGACGAGTAGCTTGTTGGATGTCAGCCAATATGTCATCTTATTAATACCaattgttagatttttttttcacttgttccactctttttaaataatagttttcaatgttttattgtgATTATGTAGATCATCCAGCATCCAATGTATCATCCAAATAGCAGGTAGCTTAGCATGCTAACAGCTGCACACACCACAGTACAGGTTTATTTCCAACAAAATGACCACTGATGCAAGTTTAAAGGATGAAGACACAAAAGTGAGAGGAGGAACCTAAAGCTCCACTGACACATGTTTAGAGAATAAAGACTCAAATTTGAGTGACTCAGATTAAGTGACTTGCCAAATAGCAACTCCAGAtctatgctgtttttctctatgacagaaatgaatgtggtttttgaaaaaaaaaatcactgttgtaAACTGTAATGTTCAAAGCCAATATGTTTTGTCCTATGTGCGTTTTTTCCTGAATTATGAGGCTGTTCAGAAATCAAAATACATATGCTACAAGCAGGCTAACACTCCTGCTAGCCGAAATGAGGTTGCAAGAAAGTAAGTCTATTATTAAACTTCAGCGACATTATCTAACAAAAGTAGTACTCAGACTGCAGCCTAAAACTGTCAAAGCCTCTTAACAACCACATTTaacaaagcttgctggtttgttCTTAGCActaggacttgccccaggtggagaagtatcttggggtcttgttcatgagtgatgggaagagatCGGcagcaggctgggacaggcggcagcagtaatgtggtcactatATCAGTCACTGTatcagactgtagtggtgaagagggagctatGCCATAAGGAAAAGCTCTCTGTTtgccggtcggtctacatcacgaccctcacctatggtcatgagctgtgggtaatgactgaaagaacgagatcgtgaatacaagcggtggaaatgagctttcttctcAGCGTGGCAGGTTACATTCTAttcgatagggtgaggagctcggccatccgggaggagcgcAGAGTAGAGCGCTACTACTCCGCAttaagaggagccagctgaggtggttcgggcatctgatctggatgcgccctggacgcctcctggtTGGGGGTgaaccaggcacagcctaccagGGTTGTcttaggacccgctggagggagtATATCACTAAGTTGGCCTGGAAGCGGCTTGGGCACTTAGCCTATATTTCATAACTGAAGTATATTCATTTGTGTGCTCAGACTAAGTATATTTATTTCTCAGTATATGCaacttatatatttttatttgatgttttgtaGGATGAAGTGTCCTCTAGGAAGCACCAATAAACGTTTCCTGTTGAACACCCTCCGGTCGTCTGCTCTGGAGCACCGCTCTGGTGGCCAGGCAGCTACAACGAGGAGAGAAGACGAGCGCAGGAGTGATGGAGATAAACGTTATTGCAGTGAGGAGAAAGTGCGCAGccacaggaaagagagagaacacaggaaaaaacaaactggCTCTCGTTCTCAGTCTGAAAGACACCACACctccaatagaaatgctttagCATCCAGAGAACACTCTCCCCACCACTCAAACAGGACACGCTCACCTGTCAGAGACCGGTCAGTGCTCAGGAAATCCAGGGACAGGACTTGAAAATGATGCAGGAAACCTATGAACTTAAGAAATATATACTGGAGGGCAAGTCATCTTCTATCCAGATCGCTGCCCATACTATCACATCTCACAGCGGATGCAAGATATCTTAGACCAGGTCACTGACGGAAGGAAAGTTTATCTTAACCTGTTTTTAAGCCTTTTCTATTTGATGTTTTGTAGGACTGGGCACTTTAACCAATTTTGGTGTgtgaatatttacatttgtaaacaaagtccCACATTAAGTTCAAATATTCCATAATGTTTTGTGCAGAAGGTTTCATGTTTCTTTGTGTGCAGGTAGCATTAATATACTTTCCATATACACTTCTTTTGCTTAATGTGTCACCTACTTGTGTCCCAACATTGTCTGtgaaaatacaatacactgttTCATTTTTCAACTGAACTCCTTATTTGAGtgattaaagaaacaaatactAAGGTGAATTTGGATATGCATAAATGTGTATATGCCATGCCCATTACTTTATGTTTTggtacaaaataaacacagagagcccTTCAGTAAAACAAACTAAGTACAGTGATTGATTAGGGAATGAATTGCTTCTTTTTTCTATAGGCACTTCACTGAAATGGCTTGGTTTGGTGTCTCAAACTCCTTATGAATTAATCCTAATGGTACACTAGATAGTGAATAAACTGATAGAAACATGAGGAATTCACCAGTCTTGTATATTGGAGTGCACCTATCATGTACACTGTACATTAGTGAATTTTACAGTGGCAATGAATTGTGACTTTAAGtattgtgacttttttttaaatgtggcacaatAAGTGCATTGTGTCTGTGTATCAAACTGTCATGAGACAtaatgtgtattgtgaaaatgtctttaagtatCATAATATGGTACTTTtaccatatcgcccacccctaacgTCAAGTACAATTCAACTCAATTTTTAGAAATTCAGCAAATTCTTAAGATCAAAAAGTTAGAGGTGTAAATCTATTAcctcacattgatttattccAAGATTTATAAATGATTTAGGTAACCTATTTATTTACTTAGATTTGAAAATAGCCTGtggcaaaaaaacacacataaatcATGGAATATAATTACTGAATATAATTACACTACAGCTCAAAGATTTAAATGACttcaatataaaaccaatttggtTGGAGAttgataaataatattattCTAACATGCTAATTCTGTGAAATGCTAGTCAAATCACTAGAAGGACACTAAGAAGTTCTaaataataatgcagaaatgttaCATGAGTCCAGAATGGTGAGATAATTTGACAAAATATTAAGGTAAATAGATAATTATAGTATTATGTTCATTACTTGATAACAGCTTATTTAATAACTTTATAATGAAACCACAGAATTCTTGAAATACTCAAAACACTCaatctaaatatatttttggtaAATGATTTCTGATATTTAAATCCATATTGTAAGTTattattgtgtaaaaatgaattaaaaatgttaaacatgGCAAGTGAGCCCAAAGTTTTGAACTGGTAGTATATAATGTATTAGAATCATTTCTATTATTGTGAAGTATCAAGCTGGTTCTCCGGATGACCAGGGCTGAATGATTATCCCTATTTATTTGATATTGTTATATAGAAGAACACAGACCTCACGAGCTGAAAATCTGACACAAATTCAGCACTTGAGCCTCCAAGCTGAAAAAGTGGATGTGCTGATCTTTCTGACAAAAAAAAGGCCTGAAGCTTAATTTATATAATAACTGCATTTAAAGCACAATcacaatattggtcagaaatATCACAAGTGGATATTTTCAGCAATTCAGTCCAACTCGTAACCACATTTATATTACTCCTTCAAAATATTGTTTAGTCTTCTGAGTCTCCTGTTTGACTCGTTAGGCTTCCAGAATTGATGCAGTTGAATAGTCAACTTGCACTTCATACGAGGATCATTCTACCAACCTGTTTCCAagttaaaaacagatttttaactgacttgggctttagactaaaatccttttgctttgaatgaccaCATACCTAAATATTGCAGTACTGACAACATTAGCTAATTTTAAGCAGAACccaaaaacactagccagtatatgactagcaaacacagctctgaacagttcacataaaatatcataatatttttcaccAAAAAAGACACACTGTCagtgttacacactgattttcagactttgggacacataaacttcaaaacaatgggatctaactgctcaccatgtggccatgagggacagggatacagtctcacttcctgttctaaaatgcaggggtttggctaaaataaggctctgcctatggcctaaaactctgtgttttaaaacattctatttattatttaaaattaaattaataataaatctaaatctttcaacaacactttaaattaaattaaaaagatgACATGTATGCCATTTAAACAGACCATAAATagtccttgtaaatatctaagttCTGAATATTCAactgtttcttattttttgtttttgctgtaggACCGCTGTTTGAACTAATatggtagaatggtccatatattTATTTTGCCTGTTTCTATGTCTCTCATGCAGGTTGTTACAGAATGGCAGCTACAGAAGACATTAGAAAACTACTACTAATATAATAGTAATTACCATAGTAATAACCTCTAATTATAATATTAAGATCAGGCTTTTCACTCAGTTATTTTAAAGGGTTCATATCATGTAAAACTGAATTGCCCTTGCATCtttaaaataagagtttaaTGCACTTTGTAAAAGGTTCAAGACATGCCATTCACTCCCCAGGCTGTACAGTCCATGTCTGGAACCTATGCTGAAAAAACAACCTGCTTTGAattctgtttctgtgatgtcacaacaaccaactcatttacatatatctgcctattcagcctatagcagttttgTCCCACCTGCTTGCACTGAAGTTGTAAGGCATGTTTACAACTCAGGGCAGCCATTCAGAATggagctaatttacatatgtcagtcttaaaggcgtGGTAACAAAACAGCCTGGTTAAATTTCAATGATAAGGGGAGGTTGGAAAACGGTCTTGTATGAATAAGCACTGTTTTACAAAACAACActttaaccttttcaactccttggaaccaccagtggttccaaaatgcactttgtcatacTCTTCATAACTTTTAAGTTTCATaaactacattcaaaaggtgggtgttgtatgagagctgtaactgtcttttttccagtcaaatagatgggtgatgtcattttaaacccttataataaaagaagctgaactcacaattttttgTGTGCTGAAAGTCGATAAATCTTTCCataaatctgggctataaacaataaacagatggcgtctcttcagtgatctgctcggtaaaaattatttttagaaaatgatacaaagagcgtctgagattttcgGCTTTCAGCAGCAATATGTGAGTGATCATAAAACAAGTTCTGTTAAtatgaggggagcttttacaataaataaataaataaataatttacatttatttcatgcagttagtgaataatttggccatgtaaattcagatggaaaaacctaaatataccctggtcaataagaggttaaaaaagGACCTcaacataaagaaaaaacacaaaatacaggaaaaatgtaggatataggcccttttcatttgaaaaaaacatgatCATCAAAGATGTTTAGAACATGAGAGatttatttaaccccttaaaatcgcagtcttattacacactaacaCCTGAAGTGCAGTCACTACAGGGACTTGAATGCAAattggttgagctattctttggttatagaagtgtgtaataaaactttgggcccgtCGATGGCCATGTAAGAGGTTAAAGGGACCGCTTTTGTTAGCAGACAGCTCCCCCACTCAGGCTCCTCCTGTAGGCTCATTTATTAAAGATTTGTTCTCTTCTTACAGATTTTGCAACCTCTGtcaaatgatgtgatttattacgCTGTTATGCTTCTTCCATGGACAACTTTGAATTCAATTTAAAAGTCATTATCATTGCTTTTACATTACTCTCCGCTGCTCATTGTTTGCCAAGGCTTTCGTTGTCGCCACTAGGTAAGCAGGCTTTATCGCCTCACACTGACATGGGTTATGTATGTCCTCATCAGACTGACGGGGCTCTTATTGTCTTAAAAGCAGGTAAATAGCTTTCCACGTAATGCATCTGGCCTCACAACCAATCGCCTGAAGAACTTATAATAAAACCTCAACTTGAGAGAAAACTGGCTTTAGGCCTTTTTCTCAGTTAGGTCACCATATTTACACTAAAGGTAACCCTGAATGTGTTGAATAGttgatatttgtatttattttctatgATTTACAGGCTAGTATGCTCCAGCATTGGCCTGAAAGGATGGACTTGCATTTACTTTATAcgatttaatatataatatttgatatttacatttgtcGCAAATAAAATGAGACATCTTT
This portion of the Pygocentrus nattereri isolate fPygNat1 chromosome 24, fPygNat1.pri, whole genome shotgun sequence genome encodes:
- the si:ch211-140b10.6 gene encoding protein POLR1D-like, with product MDADDESQLERRAVEELLKEASRARVRAETMGPAGWMKCPLGSTNKRFLLNTLRSSALEHRSGGQAATTRREDERRSDGDKRYCSEEKVRSHRKEREHRKKQTGSRSQSERHHTSNRNALASREHSPHHSNRTRSPVRDRSVLRKSRDRT